The genome window TTCTCTCCCGGAGGGAAATGGAAAACGCATTGTAGATCAGTGTGATCGACCCTGCCATGATGACGCCCACAAGAATCGCCAGAAGGCCCCCCAGCACCGTCGACAGATTGTCGTTATCCGCCACGCCGAGCCATCGTAGCAGGCTGCTATTATACATATAGACATCGCCCGGATTGTTAAGATTCTCTTCTACAAAATCATACACCTTCCGGGGAGTTTTCAGTTTCAGGAAGAGGTCCACATACCCGGTCTCCTCTTCTGTCGGTCCGGCAAGCACGTCATAACCCGCTCCCCAGTAGGAAACGTCCGTCCAGCTGTTATAAATGCCGACTACCTGAAACGTTTTCGTCGTATTTGGGGTAAATGTCTCGGTTCCTTCCTCTGACCCCTCCCCCACATACTCCATGTCCTGACCCAGCCGTTCCCCATTAAGGCTTCGCTCTCCAAGCTCCAGTGTTAAGGCATCTCCTATCTGAAGCCTCTCTTCCTGCTTCAGATTTGCCTGCAAAAAGGAAGGAATTACGATCTCCTCGCCATTTTCCGGCATTCTTCCTGCTTCCAGATCCACCGGGAGCATCGCAAGCCCCTGCTCAGACAAAGAGCGCACATACAAATACGGCATCTCAGGGGAGGCTTCTCTTGCCGGTTCAAACAGGGCAAATCCCAGAATTTTCACTTCGGCGGCGCTTTGCACCTCTTCTCTGCTTTCCAATTCGTCCGCTCTTTTTCCGGCAATCTGTTTTGTCGCCACATACCAGTCGCCGTCACGGGAAATACTAAAGTCCACCAGAAATTTCTGAAAGCTGGTGCCAAAGGTCGCGACTGCCGTGATCATCGCAGTGGAGAGAATCACGCCAATGATCGTCACAATCGTGCGGGTCCTGCTTAGCTTCATTGTTCTTGCAGTAATCTTTGAGAAAATGTTCATCTGCGGATCACCTCATCTTTCACAATCTTGCCGTCCTCAAGGGCAATGACACGATCCGCCTGCAGCGCAATATTTTCATCGTGGGTAATGACGATCACCGTCTGATGGTAAATAGCGTTGGAGTACCTGAGAAGCTCCATGATCTCCTTGCTGTTCTCCGAATCCAGATTTCCAGTAGGCTCGTCAGCGAGAAGGAGCGCCGGGGCGTTGAGAAGAGCCCGCCCGATGGAGACTCTCTGCTGCTGGCCTCCTGAGAGCTGGTTTGGCAGATGCTTCTCCCGCTTTTTCAGCTTCAGAAGTGTGAGCAGTTCTTCCATTCGTTTTTCATTCACTTTTCTTCCGTCCATCAGTACCGGAAGGGACATATTTTCCCGCACATTCAGCACCGGAATCAGGTTGTAGAACTGGTAGATAAGTCCCACCTGCCTTCTTCGGAAAATAGCCAGCTCCTCCTCGTTCTGTGCATATACGTCCACTCCTCCTACCCGCACCTTTCCGGAAGTCGGATAGTCCACCCCTCCGATCAAATGCAAAAGCGTAGATTTTCCGGAGCCGGAGGAGCCTACGATCGCCACAAATTCTCCGCGCTCCACCTCAAATGACACATGATCCAGCGCATGAACCGCATTTTCTCCTTCTCCATAGGTCTTGCAAAGGTCTTCCACCCGTAATATTTCCATATCGAACCTCCTTATTCTTCTCTTTGTTACGGTAAGTATAATCCTTCACCGTGACCCTGCCGTGACTTATTTATAACAATTCTGTCACATTTCTGTTATTTTATAAATAACATGCTTACATAGGTATGGCTGGCAATACAAGGCAGCACACAATATATCGCTGCATAAACAGCTGCCCCATGTTACAAAATGGCAGCCCGCAGGCTGCCACCCATCTTTCTCTATACCTTGTGAAACGGCCGAATGGCCATACGGGGTGCCCTCTGGGTATGATTACAACACCATTTTATAGAACCGGATTCGGAACTGTCCGCCTCCCTCCGGGGCATTCTGCGCCTGAATCACCGCATTCTCCCTGGAAAGGATCATCTGCGCCAGTGCAAGCCCGATTCCAAAGCTGCCCTGCCCCGCATTTTTTCCTCTATAGAACCGCTCAAACAGATGCGGCATATCCTCCGATGGAATTCCTTTCCCGGAATCCGTGATCCGGATTTCCGTATACAGCGGGTTCTCCGCACAGCTCACCACGAGTTTTCCCCCGTCCGGGGTATATTCCAGACCATTTTTCACCACATTCTGCACCGCCTCCAGCGTCCATGCATAATCTCCGCAGAAGGATTTGCCCTCTGCACCTGTGACAAGCCAGCTCTTCTCATGAACGTCCATGGTGATTTCAAATGGTTTCCGGACCTCCTCCAAAAATTCCGGCAGCAAGATCTGTTCCTTGTTAAGCACAATCGCTCCGGCGTCCAATTTGGACATCTTAAGCAGCGCCGTCACCAGCCACTCGATCTTATCAAGCATCTGCCTTGCCTCCCGGATCAGTCTCTTCCTTCCGGCCGCATCTTCCGCCATTTCCATACTCGCAAGCCGCGCCAGCAGGAGGCTTAAAGCTGTCAAGGGCGTGCGAATCTGGTGGGAAATGTCTGCCAGCGCGTCGGCAAGAGCAGTCTTGTCCCTTCGAAGCTGCTCGGTCTGTTCTTTCAATTTCACCGTCATCTTATGTACTTCGTCCCGCAGAATCTCCAGGTCACCCTCCTTAAAATGCTCCAGCTCCAGAATCTCCTCGCCGTGAAGAATCTCATCAATCTGCTCCGCCATCTGCCGCATTCCCCGGTAGCGCACATACTCCTTCCGCAGATAAATCACACACCAGAACAGGCTGCAAAAGAGGGCAAAACCTGCCGCCCAGGCAGCATTTTCCCTCGCGCACAGCGCCCCTGCCACTACGCAAAATGCAGTTCCCAGAGCAAGAATTCCAATCTGGCGTTTTATCTCTCTATTTCTGAATATCCACATCGCGCTACGCCTCCATTCGGTATCTCCGTGATAACACACTGTATTTCCTGTCAGACAGTTCCACCTTGCTACGCCTCCATTCGATATCCCAGTCCGCGCACCGTGCGGATAATCTCAGGATTCTGCGCATCATGCTCAATCTTCTCCCGCAGCCGCTTGATGTAAACAGTCAGCGTATTATCGTTGACGAACTCTCCCGCAATATCCCAGATCTCCTCCAATAACTGCGTCCGGGAGAGGATTCTCCCCCGGTTATTCAGGAACACCAGGAACAGGCGGTATTCCAGGGCCGATAGGAAAATCTCCTGCTCGCCTCTTGTGATCACTCCTTTTTCCACATCTACGCTTAAGTCCCGGATCTGCACGATATGCGTCGCTTTTCCCGTCCTTCTGAGGACTGAGCGCATACGGGACACCAGTTCCCGGGGCCTGAAAGGCTTGCTGACATAATCGTCTGCGCCCATATCCAGTCCCGTCACTACGGAGAATTCATCTCCCAGCGCCGTTAGGAAAATGACCGGAATATCATATTTCAGCTTGATAGCCGTGCAGGTACTGTACCCATTCCCCTCTGCCAGGGTCACGTCCAAAAGTACGAGCTGCACCGGTTCCTCCATAAGCTTCCTAAGCGCCTTCTGCTGCCCGTCCACGGCGGTAACCAAAAAGCCTTCTCCCTTGAGGAATTCCGTCAGGTTCTCCACAATCGCCGCATCGTCTTCTATTAATAATACCT of Roseburia hominis contains these proteins:
- a CDS encoding ABC transporter ATP-binding protein, giving the protein MEILRVEDLCKTYGEGENAVHALDHVSFEVERGEFVAIVGSSGSGKSTLLHLIGGVDYPTSGKVRVGGVDVYAQNEEELAIFRRRQVGLIYQFYNLIPVLNVRENMSLPVLMDGRKVNEKRMEELLTLLKLKKREKHLPNQLSGGQQQRVSIGRALLNAPALLLADEPTGNLDSENSKEIMELLRYSNAIYHQTVIVITHDENIALQADRVIALEDGKIVKDEVIRR
- a CDS encoding HAMP domain-containing sensor histidine kinase, which gives rise to MWIFRNREIKRQIGILALGTAFCVVAGALCARENAAWAAGFALFCSLFWCVIYLRKEYVRYRGMRQMAEQIDEILHGEEILELEHFKEGDLEILRDEVHKMTVKLKEQTEQLRRDKTALADALADISHQIRTPLTALSLLLARLASMEMAEDAAGRKRLIREARQMLDKIEWLVTALLKMSKLDAGAIVLNKEQILLPEFLEEVRKPFEITMDVHEKSWLVTGAEGKSFCGDYAWTLEAVQNVVKNGLEYTPDGGKLVVSCAENPLYTEIRITDSGKGIPSEDMPHLFERFYRGKNAGQGSFGIGLALAQMILSRENAVIQAQNAPEGGGQFRIRFYKMVL
- a CDS encoding response regulator transcription factor, coding for MDTKVLLIEDDAAIVENLTEFLKGEGFLVTAVDGQQKALRKLMEEPVQLVLLDVTLAEGNGYSTCTAIKLKYDIPVIFLTALGDEFSVVTGLDMGADDYVSKPFRPRELVSRMRSVLRRTGKATHIVQIRDLSVDVEKGVITRGEQEIFLSALEYRLFLVFLNNRGRILSRTQLLEEIWDIAGEFVNDNTLTVYIKRLREKIEHDAQNPEIIRTVRGLGYRMEA